One Lachnospiraceae bacterium C1.1 genomic region harbors:
- a CDS encoding QueT transporter family protein, with product MDIIFGTIATAVAAFGSYILRKNRYLCSIPPVISNMLIVPFVLKYAYGITD from the coding sequence TTGGATATAATTTTTGGAACAATTGCAACAGCTGTAGCGGCATTTGGATCTTATATTCTTAGGAAAAACAGATATTTATGCTCAATTCCTCCGGTAATATCAAATATGCTTATAGTTCCGTTTGTATTGAAATATGCATATGGGATTACAGACTGA
- a CDS encoding DapH/DapD/GlmU-related protein translates to MMMEELRVDMRERTPEEQVIYDRQAQLMFKLNHTMPRTEEYMGVLKELFEDRIGEGSYVAAPLGGAAMEKLVIGKHCFINSNLLAMSRGGITIGDNVQIAGNVQLLSNNHDPYDRQILTCKPIVIKDGAWIGAGATILSGVTIGKFAIVGAASVVTHDVGDYEVVVGSPARVIKTLDAEKFKEAVNE, encoded by the coding sequence ATGATGATGGAAGAATTAAGAGTAGATATGAGAGAACGCACACCTGAGGAACAGGTAATATATGACAGGCAGGCACAGCTGATGTTTAAGCTGAATCATACCATGCCACGTACAGAGGAATATATGGGTGTGCTTAAAGAGTTATTTGAAGACAGGATTGGAGAAGGCTCATATGTTGCAGCACCTCTTGGTGGAGCTGCCATGGAGAAGCTTGTTATAGGTAAGCATTGTTTTATCAACAGTAATCTTCTGGCTATGTCAAGAGGAGGCATTACTATCGGAGATAATGTGCAGATTGCTGGAAATGTGCAGCTTTTATCCAACAATCATGATCCTTATGACAGACAGATTCTGACCTGCAAGCCTATCGTTATCAAGGATGGAGCTTGGATCGGCGCAGGGGCAACCATACTATCGGGAGTAACAATTGGTAAGTTCGCAATTGTTGGAGCTGCATCTGTTGTTACCCATGATGTAGGAGACTATGAAGTTGTAGTAGGCAGTCCGGCAAGAGTGATCAAGACATTGGATGCTGAGAAGTTTAAAGAGGCTGTGAATGAGTAA
- a CDS encoding DUF4268 domain-containing protein, whose product MKYAYSSVCIEICIWDYRLNLSWDRLDEYKMSWIYYSLDDVSITNKEDWDNMAAFLGEWSNKFRKVIVPYLVDEFSQDSSEIKSPEEIARLQKIAEILRTWTVKTDAVIDNVDKCNRTCTRFTTKTMSEILPDVPNAPSGWNTDNHYFYEIINRNGKDIMIQLSLSSRNASKEFMEKADRINEIVSMKQAKKDCQC is encoded by the coding sequence ATCAAATATGCTTATAGTTCCGTTTGTATTGAAATATGCATATGGGATTACAGACTGAACCTGTCTTGGGACAGATTAGATGAGTATAAGATGTCCTGGATTTATTATTCGCTTGATGATGTTAGCATAACCAATAAAGAAGACTGGGATAATATGGCTGCATTTTTGGGTGAATGGAGTAATAAGTTCCGCAAGGTTATTGTTCCTTATCTTGTTGATGAATTCTCGCAGGATTCTTCGGAAATAAAAAGTCCTGAAGAAATTGCCAGATTACAGAAGATTGCTGAAATACTTAGGACATGGACTGTTAAAACTGATGCGGTAATAGATAATGTAGATAAGTGCAATAGAACCTGTACAAGGTTTACTACTAAGACAATGTCTGAAATCTTGCCAGATGTCCCAAATGCTCCAAGCGGATGGAACACCGATAATCATTACTTCTATGAAATAATAAATCGTAATGGAAAAGACATTATGATTCAGCTTAGCTTAAGCTCTAGAAATGCTTCAAAGGAGTTTATGGAAAAGGCTGATCGTATCAATGAAATTGTTTCTATGAAGCAAGCCAAAAAAGATTGTCAATGTTAG
- a CDS encoding MBL fold metallo-hydrolase — MKLTMLGTGNALVTECYNTCFIIDDNRQLFMVDGGGGNTVLHQIKHAGYDWMDIRHIFVTHKHVDHLMGIMWMVRMICQFMNHGDYKGEAYIYSHKEVLNLIEDIAGKLLLSKETRFIGDRLHLVEVHDDETVNIIGHDTTFFDIGSTKANQFGFSMDIGDGRKLTCCGDEPYTEREEKYAKDSEWLLHEAFCLYSQRDIFEPYEKHHSTVKDACELAEKLNVKNLLLYHTEDKNLSDRARLYKEEGTQYYHGNLYVPDDLESIEL, encoded by the coding sequence GTGAAATTAACGATGTTAGGAACAGGAAATGCTCTGGTTACAGAGTGTTACAATACCTGTTTTATCATTGATGACAACAGACAATTATTTATGGTTGATGGTGGGGGAGGAAATACTGTTCTGCACCAGATAAAGCATGCCGGATATGATTGGATGGATATCAGACATATTTTTGTAACCCACAAACATGTGGATCATCTCATGGGTATCATGTGGATGGTGAGAATGATCTGTCAGTTTATGAATCATGGTGATTACAAAGGCGAGGCATATATCTATTCCCACAAAGAAGTGTTGAATCTGATTGAAGATATAGCAGGGAAACTTCTTCTTAGTAAGGAGACAAGATTTATCGGAGACCGCCTGCATCTGGTAGAAGTTCATGATGATGAGACCGTGAACATCATAGGACATGACACAACATTTTTTGATATTGGTTCCACGAAAGCAAATCAGTTTGGTTTTTCCATGGATATAGGGGATGGAAGAAAACTGACCTGTTGTGGTGATGAGCCTTATACCGAGCGTGAAGAGAAGTACGCTAAGGATAGTGAGTGGCTGCTTCACGAAGCATTTTGTCTGTATTCTCAGAGGGATATTTTTGAACCTTATGAGAAGCATCATTCTACAGTGAAGGATGCCTGTGAGCTTGCGGAAAAACTGAATGTTAAGAATCTGCTTTTATATCATACTGAGGATAAAAATCTTTCAGACAGGGCAAGGCTGTATAAGGAAGAAGGAACTCAGTATTATCATGGGAATTTATATGTTCCGGATGATTTAGAGAGCATAGAGCTATAA
- a CDS encoding nucleotidyltransferase domain-containing protein, with protein sequence MANLNKTMPIEEIISRVTSIAHKYNAKRLDLFGSFARGTQTERSDIDFVVYGCEDIDGLMEEVDEIPTL encoded by the coding sequence ATGGCAAACTTAAATAAAACAATGCCGATTGAAGAAATAATATCACGGGTTACATCGATTGCTCATAAATACAACGCAAAACGACTTGACTTATTTGGCTCGTTTGCCAGAGGCACGCAGACGGAAAGAAGTGATATTGATTTTGTTGTATATGGTTGTGAAGATATTGATGGGCTTATGGAAGAAGTAGATGAGATCCCTACCTTGTGA